A single genomic interval of Eleutherodactylus coqui strain aEleCoq1 chromosome 3, aEleCoq1.hap1, whole genome shotgun sequence harbors:
- the TMEM115 gene encoding transmembrane protein 115 has protein sequence MLRSIPANRLVLALSGSSVLVKCLWGVVALLYLLSFWVDTAHVLAVTPGLLLPPNLWLWTLVTHGLVELHLWDVLANLLLTLGAGRRLEPLWGAPELLLFYGVVSLSVGILSSLFFLVAYAATSDLHFLFSARVHGFPAFAGAVLVAHKQTIGDGLVEPQRWVRLLPQLALLGVTALTVGGLIPGQVLVGYSLGLLSGWVYLRFYQRHSRGRGDMSDHFSFASFFPAPLQPAAALLGTLTHASLVKLRLCPRAVKRYDVGAPSSITISLPGTDPQDAERRRQLALKALNERLKRVEDQTSWPNMEEEEDDDDASHETSFSSGGKVDSPAAQETSAATPIV, from the exons ATGCTGCGATCCATCCCTGCCAACCGCCTGGTATTGGCGCTATCCGGCAGCAGCGTGCTGGTGAAGTGCCTATGGGGGGTGGTCGCCCTCCTCTACCTGCTCTCCTTCTGGGTGGACACCGCTCATGTCCTGGCCGTCACCCCTGGACTGCTGCTGCCCCCCAACCTGTGGCTGTGGACTTTGGTGacgcacggactggtggagctgCACCTATGGGACGTCCTGGCTAATCTGCTGCTCACCCTGGGGGCCGGGCGCcggctggagccgctgtggggggcgccgGAGCTGCTCCTGTTCTATGGAGTGGTCAGCCTGTCTGTGGGCATCCTGAGCTCCCTCTTCTTCCTGGTGGCATACGCTGCCACCTCCGATCTGCACTTCCTGTTCTCCGCCCGGGTCCATGGGTTTCCTGCCTTTGCAGGCGCCGTCCTGGTGGCGCATAAACAGACTATTGGAGATGGACTGGTGGAGCCTCAACGCTGGGTGCGGCTCCTACCTCAGCTGGCACTGTTGGGGGTCACCGCACTGACAGTGGGTGGGCTGATCCCAGGTCAGGTGCTGGTGGGCTACAGTCTGGGGCTGCTGTCCGGCTGGGTGTACCTGCGCTTCTACCAGAGACACAGCCGCGGACGAGGAGACATGTCCGATCACTTCTCCTTCGCCAGCTTCTTCCCGGCGCCCCTGCAGCCCGCTGCTGCTCTTCTAGGAACCCTCACACATGCCAGCCTGGTGAAATTACGACTCTGCCCGCGAGCTGTCAAGAGATATGACGTGGGGGCACCATCCTCCATCACCATCAGCTTACCGGGCACTGACCCCCAAGACGCAGAACGGAGGAG GCAGCTGGCCCTGAAAGCGCTGAATGAGCGGTTGAAGCGGGTAGAAGACCAGACATCATGGCCGAacatggaagaggaagaagacgATGACGATGCATCACATGAGACGTCCTTCAGCAGCGGCGGTAAAGTGGATTCTCCAGCCGCTCAGGAGACGAGTGCAGCAACACCCATCGTATAA
- the CYB561D2 gene encoding transmembrane reductase CYB561D2, whose product MAQSSDVDSRLHRTLRLISGAAAHLAAFVFTIYISCVSQLGTSLFSWHPFLMSLAFSFFMTEAILVFSPDSSLFRSFSRKARVRAHWILQLLSSLCAVLGLGIIYYNKVLHGKPHFSTWHGLVGLLTVLWALMQNTGGITLLYPKLVQRWTLSTRKLYHATSGLLGYLLGCTSLFLGMCSLWFSAHVTGGSWYLCALCPLLTGLVVMNQVSNAYLYRKRSQS is encoded by the exons ATGGCTCAGAGCTCTGACGTGGACTCCCGGCTGCACCGCACGCTGCGACTCATATCCGGGGCTGCCGCTCACCTCGCCGCCTTCGTGTTCACCATCTACATCAGCTGCGTGTCGCAGCTTGGAACAA GTTTGTTTTCCTGGCACCCTTTCCTGATGAGCCTGGCG TTCTCCTTCTTCATGACGGAAGCCATCTTGGTTTTCTCTCCTGACTCCTCCCTGTTCCGTTCCTTTTCCCGTAAGGCGCGGGTTCGGGCGCACTGGATCCTCCAGCTGCTCTCCAGTCTCTGTGCTGTTCTGGGCCTGGGCATCATCTACTACAACAAGGTGCTGCATGGCAAGCCTCACTTCTCCACGTGGCACGGACTGGTGGGATTACTCACCGTGCTGTGGGCATTGATGCAGAACACCGGTGGCATAACCCTGCTGTACCCCAAACTGGTGCAACGCTGGACCTTGTCCACCCGCAAACTGTACCACGCAACGTCCGGCCTGCTGGGATACCTGCTGGGCTGCACCAGCCTCTTCCTTGGCATGTGTTCATTGTGGTTTAGCGCCCATGTCACCGGCGGCTCGTGGTACCTGTGTGCTCTCTGCCCACTTCTCACTGGGTTGGTGGTAATGAATCAGGTCAGTAACGCTTATCTGTACCGGAAGAGGAGCCAGTCCTGA